The following nucleotide sequence is from Pseudomonas sessilinigenes.
CGGCAACTGGGGGTCAGGTAGCCGTCCAGCCTGCTGATATTCGCTAAATAGTCTTCTTCACCGTCGCGCGGCCATCTCTGCATCTGCTGAAAAATGTAGAAGCCGAAGGCGTAGACGCTCTCAGGAGGGACGTCCCACCACTTTCGCGTGCTGCCACTACGCAGATCTGGCGGGACGTGGATGGTCAGATCACTAGGCGCAGTTTTCCAACCGTAGGCCATATAGGCGGCAATTATCGTCATCAAAAGTAGCGCAATGCGCAGACTAAGGATGTGCGCCTCTTGAGCGTTCACTTTTTTACGAAAACTCATGGAGGTTCCTTTTGTCACGGCGGCAGGTCCATGCACCTGATCGCGTGATCAGGCTGCTGTTGCCGAATGGAAGGTGAGCTTGGGCAATGGCCACTTGTATGTGGCGATAAAACCAAGTGTCAGGGCGTCCCCGTTTCATGCGGCGAATGATCCTGCTTGCAACAGACAACCCGAGCACTCCCCCAACCAATGCTCCAGCGATGAGGAGCGACCAGTTTCCGAAGAGGATCGATGCCGGCACACCAAGGACAAACCCAACGGCACCGCTGACGGAAATCGTTGCCCACATCTCGTCTGCTGTAAGTCCACCCATGATTACGGGCTGTCGGTTCAGGTTATTGGGTAGGAACTGGAGGGTTCTGTCGTCGTGTTTGTCGTCAGCCATGGGCGCTCACTACCATCAAAGAATGCTGGTGGCCTTGGTGACCATGAAGATTGCGATGCCAACCAGGCAGACGCCAACGACAGCAGTCGAGCCGAGATCCCGCCACTTCTTCTTACCTTCATGGATGTCGTGGTACACCCCGAAGGCATGCACAGCTACCCCGATGATCATGGTGCCAAGAGCTATCAGACCCAGCAGCATGAATGCGTCATAACCGTAGTTTTGAAATGTCTGTAACCAATTCTTCCCTTCGCCGCGGGAGGGAGCCTGTGCCTGAGGCAGGGCCGCGTTCGCTGCCTGGATGACAGATGCAGCGGCAAGCAATGCGATTAGCTGAATTTTGGGGGTGGGCATGATTGCTCCTTTGATCAACTGAGAACGATGAAGGACAGGACCATCAGAAGCAGCAGCACTCGGATGGCAGATGAACTGGCGATTGAACGATCGATATTTTTGGTGGCCCAGCCACGGTAGATGCTGTACAGCGCCCATGCCGCCCAGAGCATTGCGACGGCCATCACTGCCCCGACGATTAGGTTGGTACTTGCCTGGGCGGTCGCACCACTTGCTGCGTTGAAGGCGGCAGTTTGCGCAGAGCTCATACTCATTGCCTCTTCCCTCCGGTGGTGTACTGACCGGAGAGGTCTGCGGCGTCTCGAGGTTGGGCGCGACTCGGGGTGAGATAAGCCTGAAGGCCTTGGCGGATCCGCTGGATGTCTGCAGCCAGGCGGTCATAGTCGAAGTAGTAGCGTTGCCCTGGTTCACCTGCGATGGCGCTACTACGCCGCGCAGAGTCCTCAAGGGCATTAAGCTGCCTGATCATGACCTCGATGTTGGTTTGCTCAGATGCTGTAGCGGCTTCCACCACCGGACTGACTGCAATGCCGCCAGCAACGATCATGGCCAGCGCTGTCATCGATGAGCGGCGTGTAGATGTCGAAAGTAGATGGCGGTTCACGGGTGGCGGGACTCTGGCAAGACTGTTGCCAAAGCATGCCGCTAGAGGTTTGTAGTGCGCCTCAAGAAATGGTTAACCAGGAACCTTTCATTTTTTTGCACAGAGAGTTCAACCCTATTGTTAGCCACGGGATGAATGTGAAAGCTCGCCGATAGCGGGCTTTCGATATGGCCAGGCCGGCTGGCTTTACCAGCCAGGTGATGTTTACAAAGGACGGATCAACATTCGCGCTTGAGAAACAGCAGGTAGCCGATAGGCATTGGAAATCCGTAGGCCCAGGCTTGCATATTTTGGTTGCCAACCTTGATTTCCCCCCTGCAGACCGCTTGAACGGCGACTAGCTCCCAACCTGCTTTCCCAAGCTTATCCAGTTCGGCCCTGAAACTTTCGTTCTGCAGTAGGGCAGGTAGATCTGGCTCAAGTGTCGACTCCTCTGTTTTGAACATCAACGTACCGCGTTGTTGAGTTCGGAAGGGGATTGGCAAGTGTTCAATGCGATGCTCGAAGCGTTTTTCCGACATCTGTCGCTCCTCTAGTCAGGCCGGCACCCTGTTGGCCGCCACGTATCTAGCCATGATGGATAGCACCAGGCTGTTGATTGCGAGGATCTTCATGGCTCGAGTCACACCCACATAGATGAGGTTGAGCTCGTCGTCGCGGCGCCCTGGATCAAGGTCCGGCGACAGAGGATCCGCAGTAAAGTCGTCGTACAGGCAGACATAGTCCCATTCCAGGCCTTTGGCCTTGTGCCCGGTCGTAAGCGTGATCGTTGCGTCAAGCTCGTCTTCGGTGGTGAGTTTGCGCAGCTCGAGGATTCTTGAGGGCAGGTCGGGATAGGCCGAGATGATCTTGATCGATCTCAGCATTTCGCTGTCCTGGCTTACCTCCGCAATTTCTGTGTACTGCTGGTAGTCTCGGTAGTCGCGCAAGAGTTTCTTATTTTGCACCTGAGCGGTCTGGTCGCGACTGAAATAGTAAAGGTCCTCGAGGTCGCGCAATGAATAGCTGTCTATTCCTCCTACCCAATAGAACTTTGGCTGCGACTGGCACCGTACCAGCTGCAGGGCGTTCTCGATGACGCCAATCACTGTCCGATGAATGAAGGCTCGATGGGGAAGATCCTCTGGTAGCGCTTTCTTGACCAGGGTTTGTGCGCCGAGTCCTTGCAGCTTTCGGGTTTCTCCCTTGTAAGAAAGGATGATGTTCGCGACATGAGCGATCGCTGGGCCGAACCGCCAACTTTGGGTCAAGTAATGCTCCTCGGCGCCGGCCATCCAGTCACTATCCAATGTGTCCTCTGCACCCCTAAACCGGTACAGCTGCTGATGTGGGTCACCAACCAGGATCTTTTGGATGCGTTGTAGACGAACGATATCTGCAATGACGGGGTTGATGTCTTGGCCTTCGTCCAGGAGCACGCTGTCGAATCGTTGGCTTAGGTCAGGCTTACTCAGCTGATACAGCTTCAGGTATCCGTCGTGGGGGATCAGAACGCTTGAGTCATCCACGTCGATGGCCCGTTGCCAGAATCTGCGAGCGGTACCAATGCTCTGTTGAACGAAGCGTTCCTGAGCCGTTGTGATGTGAGGTTTATCGCGGAAACGAGGATAGTGCTGTCGATCGATCTCGCTATCCGCGCTGGCCATGAAGTTGTTGAGGGTCGTCATGACATCCCGGACAAGCTCCCAGTCTTGGGAGTCGATCGCTCGCGCAATCTCTGTAAGCCTCAAGTTTTTGGTCTGTTTGTGGCTGTACTGAGTACCGAATACGGGATAAGCCAAGCCGTGGGCTGTCTTATTGATCACGTTACGTGGAAATCTTCCTCGCGCCGCGATCTCGACGGATTTGTTGTAGCAGAGGTAAAGAATTCTTAGTTGAGGATTCGCTTTTGCGAAGCCAACCAAGGTTGTCGTCTTACCGGTGCCGGCGAAGGCCTTGACAACAATTTCGGAGGCTTTCGAGCCAATGATGGGGAGTTGTTCTTGGGTCCATTGCATCGTTGATCCTCAAAGATATTTCTTGAAGCTGGCAGCAGTGATACTCACTGCGACGCCGAGCAGCGCCGCACACGGGAGTAGGACCATGAGGGGGCTGATGCTGATCGGAAGCGCCAGGTAGAAGGTCCACGGGAGAATGGCCAGCGGAATGAGCGTTCCCCTTGCCTTGTGATAGAGGTAGCTGGACTCGCGCCCAGCACCGAACTTGCGGAGATCTCGTCGGACCAGGCCGTCGACCAGGCCTGTGAGTGCAGCCATAGCGAACAGCGGTATGGTCATCAACAACACAACGAGACGAACACAGAACACCAGGACGGTGAACAGCGCTGCAAGGGCATAGTTCTGCACCGTCGTGACGCTTTGTGCTGCCATGTATCGAATGTCCAGGTCGTTGCGTGGGCCGGCATGCGCTATCGACTCCATCCCCTGGACCCAGCTGAGCATCCCAGTCTTCACGATCAGCCAGTCATAGGCCCCTGTAACGAGCCAGGTTGCTGTGCGCCCGGGTTCTTGCACAACGGCACTGTGTACCAGCCCCTGGGATAGCCAACTGAGCTCATTTGTTAGCATTTGCTGCCCATGCCTCCAGCCGGCTTCTGGCCAGAAAAAATAGAGGCATACCCAGTCGACCAGGATCGCGACTATGAGAGAGCCGAACATCACCCCGAGGAAGTTGAAGGGGAACCAGAAAATCTTGCTGATCAGCGACTCTGGTCGCTCCTGTTGCTGTTGAGCCTTCTTTGATACGTCATCTGCCATGCACTACTCCTCGTCATCGGTGGCGGCCTGGCGAAAGTCTTCGACCAGGTCATCAGGCAGTGCGCTTTTCAGTTCTTGATAGCCCGGGGCTTCCCACCATTCCGATCCAGCCGATGATTGCCGCATGCCGGCAGCGAGTTCCTGCAGGTTGCCTGGCATGACATCGTCGGGGTCGTTGGCCGGCAGCGGCATTCGGATCTTCCAGAGGTTTCCACCTTCGAGCAGCGCGAAAGCCTGCCCCTTAGGCAATCCAACTACATGAGCTGGCTCAATCATCGGCACGCTCGTCGCCTGCAATTGGTCGTGTGAGCTCGAGGTGAATGCTGTCTTACCGTTGAGTGAGTCGTTCGCACTGCTCGCCGGGGTGCTGTTGTAGATCTGCACCTTGGGTAGCTGATTGGTCAGAAGTTCTGCCGTCGCGGTCTCCCGAACTCGTAGCATGAACAGGTTGTTGAAGTTACCGATGACCTGGCCGGCTTTGGCTTTCGAACCAATCTTCGCTTCGATATCGCTCATGGTTTGCGTATAAGCAGTGACCTGCATACCGGCGCCGCCAGCCTTGTTTACCATCGGGATAAACTCGTCCCCGATCAGTTCGTTGAACTCATCTGCGTGGAGGTTGATGCGGACCTTACCCCCGGCCATGTTTCCAGGCAGTCCGTCGTCGATGCCGTGTTTGTAGATGTGGCCGGCAACAGATACCAGATCGCTGAACATCGAGTTGCCCACGGCCGCGGCGACTTCGGTATCCGAGAGTGCATCGAGGCCGATGTAAACAACGGCACGTTTTCGGATGACTTGCATCCAGTCAAAAATGGGGCGCTGATCCGAAAGATCCAGGTAGTCCGGGGCGAGTAACTCTGCAATCCGGCCCGTGGTGAGTTTCTCAAGGAGAGGCAGCAGGGATGCGACGATCTTGTCGAAGTAGGTCTTGTCATAGCGCACTGCGCTGCGCAGGCCATCCATCACAGAGTCGTTGATGCGTTTCTGGGTCAAGTACATGTCGACGGCTACCACGCGCAGCGGGCGGTCTTTCATCGCGAACGAGAGATTCTTGCGATCGATCTTCGCTTCCAGCGCAACAATGGTCTCCCAGGCCTTCGGATCGTGTTCAGCGAAGTATTTTTGCGCGTACTCAATGAACAGCTCGTCGATGTTGATCACGTGCCGGCGGATCTGCTCGTAGTCTGGGCGCCGACCTAGGGCGACCAGCGACTGAGCGATGATGTTGACGAACCGCCATGCGAACTCCCTGAACGCAGCTGAGTTGCCTTCTCCAGACAGCTGGCCGGCGATACGGGTTGCGACCTCGCTTATCCGGCCGAAGCGACCTATGGCGTTGTAGCGTGCGGAGATGTCGGGCCACCCCAGGTGGAACACGTAAAACTCATCGAGACGCCCTGCTCGCTTGCACTCGACGTACATGCGCTTGAGCAGATCAGCGTCGCCCTTGGGGTCGAAGACAATCACGACCTCATGATCAGGTCGTTGTTCTGGTCGCCCACGCCGGCTCCAGCGATGTGGGGTTTGGCTTCTTCTGCCCATGCGTCGTGATGATCCACGGCGATGTGTTCGGCGAATATCTTGTGTGATGAAAACCTCAGCCAGTCGTGTCTTCCCGACGCGGGTGGTTCCCAGCACAAGAGAGTGTCCTACCCGCTCGCCGAGTGGCTGGCTGACGTTCTGCTCATCTGGCTCTATCCCATGCAACCTCGGTAGACCTCCCACGGGTGGAAGAGGACGGGCGGGGTTCAGGCTGGAGTCCCAACTGGTGAGCTTCGTGATCGCCTTCAGAGGGAAGGGGGCAAACTCCAGACGCTCCTCCAGCCAGCGCGCCCCCTCATACAGCCTGGTCGGTTCGACGTATCTGGAGTATTGGGGCAGGTAGGTATCAGTTAAGCGTTGGGTGTGTTTCTGCGTCCAGCGAAATCCCCTGCCGATGAATAGACGCTCGTTGCTGATCGGCATTTCAGCGCTAGTCATTGTGTAATGGGGAAGTCGTCTAAGGTTGGCCTGGTAACGCAGCACCCTGCGTGCCTGCAGTAATCGAACTGTGCCCAGGTAGGCGAAGCCCAGTGCTGCGACTATTCCGAACAGAGGTGTCAGTGCGAACGCCCATGGAGCTTGAACGCAGAGTGCCGCCGCGACGTAGCAGACAGCCGTGGTGAACAGCTCCACCGGAGGGCGTAGAAGTGACTCAAGTGAATAGGTGGTCATGCTCGTTCCTCTTGTGCGTGAACGCTGTTGCTTCCCTACGGGCCTGTTCAACGTCTTCATCGGGTAACCGTTCGGCTAGCCGGAGTGCAAATGCGTGTTCATTGATCTGTGAAACGCCAGTGACCTTGCCCCCGTATAGCTCGCTCACATGCCTGACCTGGGCAATCAGCTCTTCTCTGCCTGGCCGACTAAGGGGGTGGCTGATGACTACCGTGAAGACTGCTGACGGTCCCTGCATGCACCACCTCTTACTGCTGTTGAATGGTTGTTGAGGTGATCAGTACCGGGTAATGCTTCAGCCCTAGCCGGTTGGCGATATCGCTTGCAGGTGTTGGCTCAAGTTGCAATCCGGGCGCCAAACGCCTGATCTCGTCGAACCGAGCGGCGGAGGTGACGTTGACTACTAGCCCCACTGCTTGCAGTTGCTGCAGCTGCTGCAGGTGCTGTGTCAGCCATGTTCGTGACATCGGGTCGTCACCGATGAGAAAAAGCGGTTGCAGGCCAGGGGCATTGATTGTCCTGCCTACTACCGACCCTGGCGTCATCTCTGGAGTTTTGACGGGATAGGCTCCACCGCTTAGGAGTCCTTTGAGTGGTGGGGGACCCGACTCTGGTACCAGGTTGAGGTCCTGGTAGTAGGGCAGGGCTGAAACCCCACCGTTGTCCTGGACAACTATGAGTTTGGAACTGGCTTGCACCGTGCCTGCTGCAAGCATTGCAAGCAGGACCGGAGCTGCCTTCAGAAAACTCGTCATGGATTGTTCACCAAGAAGTTTATGCCTGTGACACGGCTGAGGTGCCGAGCGAAATCTGCTCTGTATTTGGCTGCAGGCGCGCCACCGGCAGGGCGGTGGTAGCGACCCGCTGCGTCAAACCAGTTGCCACCCTTGGCTTTGTGTTCAGCCAGAATCTCTGCGGTGACATTCAGGTTCTTGTAAGGGTCGAGCCCTTCGCAGGGGGAGCTATAGCGATGGCCGTTAGCGTGGATGTTCGTCTGACCAAGGCCTACGTCGACTCTCGACGGACCAGCAGTTGCGATAGCAATATTCAGCGCCCTGCACGCATCGATCCTGGTAGCGAATCGGTAGCCGGTACCGGCCACATTCAGCGTCCAAGGCCAAGGCACAATCTGTCCTCGAAGTTTGGTACCGCTCTCTTGCAGCGCAACGGAATACAGCACCACGGCTGGTACTCCATGGGCGATCGCAATCGCCTTGTAAGCTGGGGGAGGATCCTCAGCGGCCATTGCCTGGCTGCACAGCAGCACCAGGATCCAGCAGGCCCTCATTGCTGACGGCGCCATTGGCCATTCACCTGTTTTACTGCCGCTGGTAGTTCACCGCCCAGGCCAAGGCCGAGCCAGCGACCTTGGTCATGGTTGAGGGTGATTCGTCGGCTCTTGACGTTGACCGGGTCGACGCCAGCGAGAATTGCCCATCGCCGGATGCGCTCGTCATCGCCCTGGCTGCCGACGAAGTAGAGGTCGAAAGGTGCCTGCGATGCTTGTAGCTTCTTCACTTCGTCGATGCACGCAACGCAGTTGTCTTTCACGAAGATCGCCAGGCGACCGTCTCCCTGCAGCAACGGTGAGCTGTTTGCTGTTGGATTGGTCAGGGTTGCCGAGGAGATCTCGATCGCTTTCTCGCTTGGGTACAGCCTCCTGTACGCTTCATCGTATGCGCGCTGATACGACAACTCTTTTTCTACACGCTGCCTCTCGGTCTTTACTTGCAGCTCCGCATAGCGCCGGCGCTCCTCATCAGAGCGTGCTTCGATACCCAGGGCAGTCAGTGGGTCCAGCCCCGGCGAGTACACCCCCCGCGGCCCCTGCATCACATCTTGGTACCGCTCGTACTCTTGGGTGGATATCCCCCATGCATTTGCTGCCTTGTCCTGGAGCCTTCTCTGTGATGATTCGCCTTCGGCGGTGAAGTGGAGCTGTGATGCCTGGCCTGCAGATACCGGTGCTGCTGCGGCGTAAGCCGTGGGGATCAGGTAGCAGGCGAGGGTGCAGAGAATCTTTAGATTCATGGGTAGTTAATTCCTATGGCTGAAGGCTCAATGTTCTTGTTGATCCGGATGCGTCGAATGTCGCAGTTATTTCGTTGAGCGCCTTCAGCCGCCATTGAGTTCCCGCAACAACGTCTCCAGGTCGAACCAGGTAAATCTGGCTCAGCCGTGTACTTCCTGAAGGAGCAATAGATAGGAACTTCTCTCCCCCCCTGTACTCGATGCCGAACATCTGGAAGGGAGGGGGCTCAGGTGGGGCGGGAGGTGCCTTGGCTTTAGCGGCCGGTTTGGGCTTAGCAGGCTTGGATGGGGAGGGTGTCGCGGATGATTTCTCAGGCTTGCTCAGTCGTTGGACTGTTCCACTCAATGACTCCACATCGGCCTTGATCACCAGGAGCTCGCTGGAGTTTGCAGCTGAATGGGCGACATCAGTGGCAAGGTCGTGCGCACGCTTTGCGTAGTCTTGTACAACGTCGACCCGGTTTGAGATCGCCTTCTGCGCTGCAGAGAAGTCTTCTTGCGTGACTAACGGTTTACCCGCGATAGCGTCCAGGCGATCATCACTTGCACTCATTCTCGAGAGCAGCGCATCGAGCTTGGCTTTCTCCGCAGCCCCTTCCAGGGAGCCTCGCAATATCGAGAGTTGATACTGTTGAACGCCCAAGGCTATGAGCAGGGCGATGGCCCCCAGGCTAGTGAGCAGTGTTTTCTTTGTCAGGCGCAGTTTCATGGGAGTCCTCTCGAAGCTGAGAACACCCTCGCCGAACAGCTGATTCAGCGCATTAGAAAATGATTAGTTGAATGGGCTCTCATTTTTAAAGGTCGACGGGTGGACGGCTTCAATGACAGTGAAGCGTCCAGAGTTGCTCTAGTCGTGTGGTGTAGCTGCGGCTCATCGTCTCTCTGCGCATGCCCCAGGCAGGTTCTGCTGGAAGGTTGGCCGATCAGATGGGAGCGCAGTCCCATCGAGCGTCAATTTGATCCTGAGCCTTCATTGTCCGGGTTGCGTCACCGGTTGCAGCATTGCTGAAAGGATATCGGGGGACTCGCCCAGTCGGCATCGAGCAAAATCCGTACTTGAAACCTGGCCCTGAATATCTGCTCCGGGAGATATATCGCGCTTCCCGTGTCGGCAAATACCAATCGTCGGTGGGATAGGGCCATGGTCATTTCAGGCGCGTTTATAAAAGCTAATTACAATAATGCCATTAGGTGATTTGGAATAAAGGGGCTGAGAGTTATAGCTAAATAAATTTATAATATATTTTTGACAGCTTCTTTGGCTTTGACTTAACTGAGTCTGCGTGAGACTTATAGTCTGTCGTGAAGAGTTGTTTTAGTTGGTTGATATGCGTTTTTTGCAGTTGTGTGACTGTGGGGGTTAAATAGACTTGGCACTTCTCATAGGTTTAAAAAGCGCGATTCTTTATCGCTAAAAACCCTTAGTTCTCGCCTCCTCTCATTGGTGAAAGCTTTATAAGGTGGAGTTTTTGGTGGGTTGATGACATTAAATGGAATTTTGGAGATAGCACATGGAAAAGGCAAAAGGTATCACTATCGTCGATATGTTTGAGAGTCAGGCGAAGCTAAGGTCAAGTAAAACTGCCTTGTTGCATCGCTCTGATAGTATAACTTACGGTCTGCTAAATGAGAAAATAAATCAGTTGGCAAGGCACTTGATTGAACGCGGTGTTGAGAGTGGAGATATTGTTGCGGTATGTGTTGAGCAGTCAATAAGCCGTGTTGTGTTTATGATGGCGATAGTGAAAGTCGGTGCCGTCTATTTACCTCTTGATCCTGATTACCCCACTGCTAGGTTTGATTTTATTCTTGAAGATACACAAACGGAATTGGTGATAACCTCAAAAGCATATGAGCATAAATTTTCCGAATTTCGAGGGGCTTTAATTATTCCTGATAGTGATCAGGAGAAGGCTCTAGTTGAAAAGCAATCAAGCGATAATGTTTTAAAAGAAATTCCGTTATCCAGTTTGATGTATGTGATCTATACGTCTGGAAGTACCGGGGTTCCGAAAGGAGTAGCCGTTCAACATAGTGCAATAGCGAGCTTTATTGAAAATGTTCAACCGGTGCTCAATGTTTCATCGGAAAATACCGCTATACAGATTCTTTCTTATACATTCGATGCTTCGTTTGTTGATACATGGATGCCACTCCTGATTGGTGCGACATTGTATCTTTATCCAGATAATAAGTTGTTGGGTGAAGCATTGTTGAACTACATTAGGGAGAATCGTATTGATACTATCCCAATGATTACTCCGACTATTCTCGCTACATTTCCGACCGGGCAGCCAATAGGAGAGCTTAAAAGTATTGTCGTAGGTGGTGAGGCCTGCGCGGATAATGTATTTCTGTACTGGGCCGATAGACTTCAAATGTACAATCTTTATGGCCCAACTGAAGCGACAGTTGCTGTAACTTGCCATAAGTATGTGGCTGGGCAAAGCGTTAAGAATATCGGGAGTCCTTTAGCTGGTGTTGATTTTTATGTATTAGATGAAGAGCTTAAGCCTTCACCTTTAGGGGGGGCAGGTGAGCTTTTTATTGGTGGTGCGCAACTTGCTCAGGGGTACTTAAATAGGCCGGAGCTGACAAAAGAAAAATTTGTATATATTGATGTGGCTGATCCAAAAACTGGAAAGCTTGAAAGTAAGAGGCTTTATAGGACTGGCGATATTGTAATGCTATTACCGAACGGAAATATTGAATATATAGGGAGAAACGATACGCAGCTCAAGGTTCGAGGATTTCGCATTGAATCTGGCGAGATTGAGAACTCAATAAACAGAATAAAAAATATCCGAGAGTCTGCGGTTGTAATAGTGAGTAAGGAACTGGGACAGCCAGTGCTAGCGGCTTTTGTTACTCTGTCGAATTATCACGCTAAAGATGAGGTAAAAATAAAGGCGGAGATTAGGAAGGCTCTGCAAAATACTCTTCCTTCCTACATGGTTCCCGATAAGATTTTTATTTTGGACTATTTTCCGCAGACGGTTAGTGGGAAAATCGATCGAAAAGCACTTCAGTCCTTAATGAAGGAGGAGGAGCTTTCGTTAGATGATATTGTGGAAGGTGATATTGAGGGGACACTTGTTGCAATATGGAAGCACGTTTTGCAGGCGGACGATATTAAAGCTCAGGACAATGTTCTTGAAGTAGGAGGGAATTCAGTTGCCATTGTGCGTGTGTTCACCAGTTTGCCAGAGTCTATAAGAAATAAACTGACATTGGTTGATCTTTATACCTACCCCTGTATTGAGCAGTTGGCGCGAGAGATAAAGCTTCGAGAAAATAAGCGCCCGCTCACGTTTGAAGAGAAAATGCATGAGTCTAAGAAGACTCTACTTGGTGATATCAAGCTTGCGGCGGACTATGAATTTCCATCGGATATTGATCCTGGTGTTCTAGCTAATCCAGAAAATATACTATTGACTGGTGCGACAGGTTTTGTTGGAGTGCACTTGTTGTTGGAGTTGCTAGATAAAACGTCGGCAAAAATATATTGCCTAGTCAGAGCGGAAAGTGCGAAGCATGCTATTGAGAGGATAAAGTTTACCTTAAGAAAATATAGACTTTCCTGGCCCGAAGAGCAATCTAGTCGAATCCTTCCTATCTTGGGGGACTTTACTCGACCACAACTCGGGATGTCGGATTCAGATTTCGATGATACATCAAAAAATATTCAAATTGTCTATCATACCGGTGGAAATGTTAACTATGTAAAGCCATACGCCGAAATGAAAGCGGTCAATGTAAATGGGATTCAGGAAATAATTCGCTTTGCGACAACGTCAAAGTTGAAGTATTTGGTTGCCTGTTCCACCATTGCCGTTTTTAGCTGGGGATATCTGACTACAGGTAAAACATGGATGTGTGAAGATGATGATATCCATCAGAATCTGTCCGTGGTTTGTAGGGATACTAACTATGTCAGAAGCAAATGGGTTATGGAAAATATCTTGGAGGAAGCAAAAAAGAAAGGGCTGCCTGTTATTGGCATTCGACTAGGATTCGTCATGTGCCAGAATGATAGCGGTGCTACAGAAATGAACCAGTGGTGGGGAAGTTTCGTACGCTGCTGTGTAGCTCTCGGAACCTATCCCATGATCATGGGGCTTAAGGATCAATTGGTGACTGTGGACTTTGTAGCAAAAGCCATTGTACATATCTCTCAGAATAAAGAGGCTCCTGGTAAATTCTTTCACCTCGTTCCTGAGCCAGTGCATGACATATCTGTGCCGGAGTTTTTTGAGAAATTAAATGAGTATTTCGGAATTAAACTCCGGCCTATCCATTATCGTGAGTGGTTAAGTAAATGGAAGGATAATGAACATAGCCCACTATATAGCTTGTTAAGCCTATTCACCGAGGAGATCGTTCCAGGAAAATCTCTGGTCGAATCATATGAAATGACTTATTACTTTGATAGGAAGAATACTTCTGAGTTCCTTAAAGGAAGTGGAATAGAAACACCTCCAATCGATAAGTCGCTTCTTTCGAGGTATTTGGGCTTTATGGGTATATCTGCACATAGTCCTCAGTAGCTCTTGATAGCAGTGCGTCACTGCGTGATGCACTGCTTTTTTAATTAGAGAACCTATGCTTATGAAGAAGCCACAAATATTTACTTTACATTTTGCGGGTGGAAACTGTTACTCATACCAGTTTATGAA
It contains:
- a CDS encoding transglycosylase SLT domain-containing protein, which codes for MAPSAMRACWILVLLCSQAMAAEDPPPAYKAIAIAHGVPAVVLYSVALQESGTKLRGQIVPWPWTLNVAGTGYRFATRIDACRALNIAIATAGPSRVDVGLGQTNIHANGHRYSSPCEGLDPYKNLNVTAEILAEHKAKGGNWFDAAGRYHRPAGGAPAAKYRADFARHLSRVTGINFLVNNP
- a CDS encoding methyl-accepting chemotaxis protein, producing the protein MKLRLTKKTLLTSLGAIALLIALGVQQYQLSILRGSLEGAAEKAKLDALLSRMSASDDRLDAIAGKPLVTQEDFSAAQKAISNRVDVVQDYAKRAHDLATDVAHSAANSSELLVIKADVESLSGTVQRLSKPEKSSATPSPSKPAKPKPAAKAKAPPAPPEPPPFQMFGIEYRGGEKFLSIAPSGSTRLSQIYLVRPGDVVAGTQWRLKALNEITATFDASGSTRTLSLQP
- a CDS encoding non-ribosomal peptide synthetase, which translates into the protein MEKAKGITIVDMFESQAKLRSSKTALLHRSDSITYGLLNEKINQLARHLIERGVESGDIVAVCVEQSISRVVFMMAIVKVGAVYLPLDPDYPTARFDFILEDTQTELVITSKAYEHKFSEFRGALIIPDSDQEKALVEKQSSDNVLKEIPLSSLMYVIYTSGSTGVPKGVAVQHSAIASFIENVQPVLNVSSENTAIQILSYTFDASFVDTWMPLLIGATLYLYPDNKLLGEALLNYIRENRIDTIPMITPTILATFPTGQPIGELKSIVVGGEACADNVFLYWADRLQMYNLYGPTEATVAVTCHKYVAGQSVKNIGSPLAGVDFYVLDEELKPSPLGGAGELFIGGAQLAQGYLNRPELTKEKFVYIDVADPKTGKLESKRLYRTGDIVMLLPNGNIEYIGRNDTQLKVRGFRIESGEIENSINRIKNIRESAVVIVSKELGQPVLAAFVTLSNYHAKDEVKIKAEIRKALQNTLPSYMVPDKIFILDYFPQTVSGKIDRKALQSLMKEEELSLDDIVEGDIEGTLVAIWKHVLQADDIKAQDNVLEVGGNSVAIVRVFTSLPESIRNKLTLVDLYTYPCIEQLAREIKLRENKRPLTFEEKMHESKKTLLGDIKLAADYEFPSDIDPGVLANPENILLTGATGFVGVHLLLELLDKTSAKIYCLVRAESAKHAIERIKFTLRKYRLSWPEEQSSRILPILGDFTRPQLGMSDSDFDDTSKNIQIVYHTGGNVNYVKPYAEMKAVNVNGIQEIIRFATTSKLKYLVACSTIAVFSWGYLTTGKTWMCEDDDIHQNLSVVCRDTNYVRSKWVMENILEEAKKKGLPVIGIRLGFVMCQNDSGATEMNQWWGSFVRCCVALGTYPMIMGLKDQLVTVDFVAKAIVHISQNKEAPGKFFHLVPEPVHDISVPEFFEKLNEYFGIKLRPIHYREWLSKWKDNEHSPLYSLLSLFTEEIVPGKSLVESYEMTYYFDRKNTSEFLKGSGIETPPIDKSLLSRYLGFMGISAHSPQ
- a CDS encoding TIGR03759 family integrating conjugative element protein, whose product is MNLKILCTLACYLIPTAYAAAAPVSAGQASQLHFTAEGESSQRRLQDKAANAWGISTQEYERYQDVMQGPRGVYSPGLDPLTALGIEARSDEERRRYAELQVKTERQRVEKELSYQRAYDEAYRRLYPSEKAIEISSATLTNPTANSSPLLQGDGRLAIFVKDNCVACIDEVKKLQASQAPFDLYFVGSQGDDERIRRWAILAGVDPVNVKSRRITLNHDQGRWLGLGLGGELPAAVKQVNGQWRRQQ